The Flaviramulus sp. BrNp1-15 genome includes the window CCAAGTAACCTCTGAAGATGGTAAAAGTTTTTCATTTGATATTGAAAACTACAACATAAACAAAAGTGCATTTACCTACCTTGATGAAGTCTCTAAAACAACTATTTATGTTACAGAACTCAATCACTCTGGTCGTGGTATTTTTTCGGCAGAAACCTCAGAATTAGACACAAAAAGTGAAGCTAATGTTAGCCTAAGCATAGACAGTACTAATTATTTAAGCAACAATCCTATTAAACTCGATGCATTAATTGGTTTAGATCTAGATAATAACACTTATACATTTAAAGAAAATAAAGGCTACATAAACGAATTACCTTTAGAATTACAGGGCTATGTAAAGCAACTTGAAAACGGACAAGAAATTGACATCACTTTTGAAAATCCGGAATCTGATTTTAAAAATTTCTTAGCAGTAATTCCTAAAGAATATTCAAAAAACATTGAAAACGTACAAACTACAGGCGATTTTAAAGTAAAAGGTATTGTAAAAGGTTTAAGTACAGACGAGACTATTCCTAATTTAGATATTAGCATCACCTCAAATAATGCATCATTTAAATATCCAGATTTACCAAAACGCGTTAATAATATTTCAATTAACACCTCTATAAAGAATACTACAGGAAATATTGACGATACTTATGTTGATATTAAAAAACTGGATTTTAAAATTGATGATGATGTTTTTAGATCTTCAGCTACATTAAAAAATATTACCAAAAATATGCTGGTTAATGCAAATATAGATGGTGTTTTAAACTTAGCAAACATAACCAAAGCGTATCCTGTAGAGTTAGAAAACGCTCTTACAGGTATTTTAAAGGCAAAATTAAACACTGCTTTTGACATGAACGCCATTAAAACTAATGCTTATGAGCGAATTAAAAATAATGGTACAGCAAGTATAACCGATTTCGTGTTTTCATCAGAAGATATTGTAAACCCTATTCATATATCAGAAGCAAATATGACATTTAATCCAGGAACTGTATCTCTTAATAATTTTAAAGCTAAAACTGGAGATAGCGATATAAATGCGACAGGAACTATAAAAAATTTAATGGGTTTTTTACTAAGCGACAATACACTTAAAGGAAACTTTAATGTAAACTCTAACCTGTTTAAAGTAAGTGATTTTATGACAGCTGATGATGAGGAAGCTACAAACAACAAAACCACTTCTAATGAAGAATCATTAAAAATCCCATCATTCTTAGAATGCGCTATAAACGCTAATGCAAAAACAGTGGTTTATGATAATTTAAATTTAAAAGACGTTACAGGAACACTTTTTATAAAAGACCAACAAGCTTCGCTTCAAGATATGAAGTCTAGTATTTTTGATGGTGCTTTATCAATTTCTGGAGATGTTTCAACTAAAAACGAAACGCCAACATTTAATCTAAACCTTGGAGCCAATGGTTTTGATATTGCCGAATCGTTTAGAGGTCTGGAACTTTTACAAAACTTAGCGCCTATAGCTAAAATTCTTCAAGGTAAATTAAATACCAACATTAACATATCTGGAAATCTTGACAATAGTTTTTCTCCTGATTTAAATAGTGTTTCCGGGAGTGCTTTAGCAGAATTATTAGCCACAAGAATTGGAGACAACCAAGGTGAGCTAATTAATAAATTAGAAGGCGCTTTAAATTTTGTTGATTTTGATAAGCTTAATTTAAAAGATTTAAAAACTAAATTAGATTTTGCCAACGGTAAAGTTAGCGTAAAACCCTTCGATTTAAAATATGAAGATATTGCCATTACCGTTTCTGGCTCTCATAGTTTTGATAAAACAATGGAATATAACGCAGTTTTTAATGTACCTGCAAAATATTTAGGCAGCGAAGTAAACCGTTTAATTGGTAAGATAGATACTAATGAAGCAAAAAACATAACTATTCCTGTTACTGCAAATATTGGTGGCACACTTACTAGCCCAAATGTTAAAACCAATTTAACTAGCGGTATTTCTAACTTAACAAAACAACTTATTGAGATTGAAAAGCAAAAACTACTCAATCAAGGAAAGGATAAAGTAAAAGATTTAATTGGAGATGTAATTGGTGGAAACAAAACAAAAACCGATTCCATTAAAAAACAACAAAATAACACAGTTAAAGATGTTTTAGGAGGCATTATAGGTAACAACAAAACTCAAACCGATTCTACAAAACCAAATACTACTAAAGATGCTGTAAAAAATGTTTTAGGTGATTTATTAGGTAAAAAGAAAAAAGAAAAGGACACCGTTAATTAAAGTTTAAAATTTAACAAAAGAAAAGATATTATTTATTAGGATTTCTCGATAAAAAACGTTATATTATTCTTTGCGACAAATTTTAAACTTTAAA containing:
- a CDS encoding AsmA-like C-terminal region-containing protein encodes the protein MKKALKIIGITLLIIIALLIAIPFAFQGQIKNMVKQFINDNLNAKVEFSDVSLSFIRSFPEAHVSVSDLVITNFDPFKDETFATAKNIAFTMSVKELFKNADEEPILVNSISVDEALLTLKTDKFGNNNYDITKEKENQVTSEDGKSFSFDIENYNINKSAFTYLDEVSKTTIYVTELNHSGRGIFSAETSELDTKSEANVSLSIDSTNYLSNNPIKLDALIGLDLDNNTYTFKENKGYINELPLELQGYVKQLENGQEIDITFENPESDFKNFLAVIPKEYSKNIENVQTTGDFKVKGIVKGLSTDETIPNLDISITSNNASFKYPDLPKRVNNISINTSIKNTTGNIDDTYVDIKKLDFKIDDDVFRSSATLKNITKNMLVNANIDGVLNLANITKAYPVELENALTGILKAKLNTAFDMNAIKTNAYERIKNNGTASITDFVFSSEDIVNPIHISEANMTFNPGTVSLNNFKAKTGDSDINATGTIKNLMGFLLSDNTLKGNFNVNSNLFKVSDFMTADDEEATNNKTTSNEESLKIPSFLECAINANAKTVVYDNLNLKDVTGTLFIKDQQASLQDMKSSIFDGALSISGDVSTKNETPTFNLNLGANGFDIAESFRGLELLQNLAPIAKILQGKLNTNINISGNLDNSFSPDLNSVSGSALAELLATRIGDNQGELINKLEGALNFVDFDKLNLKDLKTKLDFANGKVSVKPFDLKYEDIAITVSGSHSFDKTMEYNAVFNVPAKYLGSEVNRLIGKIDTNEAKNITIPVTANIGGTLTSPNVKTNLTSGISNLTKQLIEIEKQKLLNQGKDKVKDLIGDVIGGNKTKTDSIKKQQNNTVKDVLGGIIGNNKTQTDSTKPNTTKDAVKNVLGDLLGKKKKEKDTVN